GCCGACGAGGCCTTCTACGTCGACGCCGAAGGCGACACCGACGACGTCCACCTCGCGCTCACCGCCGAGGATCTGATCGACCTGCAGGTCGGCACGGCCCACTCGCTGTTCAGCCTCGACTACCTCAAAGACATGAACAAGGCCATCCCCGCCGACGCCGAAGTCGCACTCGACCTCGGCGAGGAGTTCCCGGTCAAGATCTACTTCGACTTCGCGGAGGGGCAGGGCCAGGTCACCTACATGCTGGCGCCGCGCATCCAGAGCAACTAGGCAGGGACGCGAGTGCCCCCTTGAAAGGGGCACATGATAAGGGGCGAAGATACCCCGCTCCGTACGAAAGCGGACGGGTATGCCCTCCGCCGACGAATCCACCGACGCCGTCTACGAGACGACGGTCGGACCGGACGAGCGAGCGAGCGTGTGCGTCGCCGTCGCCGCCGCGGCGGCGTCGGGCCGGCCCGTCGACGAACTGGGCCCGCTGTACGACGTCGTCGACCCCGACGCGCTCGACGCGCTGGTGGCACACACCGGCCGGACCGACGCCCCCGGGGAGCAACTGGTCGCGTTCCCCTACGAGGGGTTCGAGGTGCAACTCCGCGGCGACGGGCGGCTCAGGCTCGAACCCGGGGACTGATCAGGCCGTCGCGCGGCGCCGCCGTCCGGACCGGCCCGCGTCGGCGAGGAACGACCGCAGGCGCTCGTTGACCCGGTCGGCCTCCTCGACGAAGAAGAGGTGCGAGCCGCCCTCGAACTCGACGAGTCGAGCGCCGGGAATCTTCTCCGCCAGCAGGCGGCCGTTGGCGACGGGCACTACGCGGTCGGCGGTGCCGTGGACGACGAGCGTCGGCACGCGGATCCGGTGGACCCGGTCGCTCTCGTCGAACCCCGCGACGGCCGCGGCCTGTGCCTCGCGTGCCGGGTCGCTCGCGTCCTGTTCGAGGCGCCACTCGACGATTCGATCCATCAGGTGCGGGTTCCGGTTGGTGAACCGCTCGGTGAACGCCGGGCGCATCCGGTGGCGAATCGTCTCGCGCTCGGTCGCGCCCTTCGGGACGTCGAAGATGTGCTCGCGGGTCTCCTCGGGGACCGGCACCGCGTCGGGGCCGCCGTGGCTCGTACAGCACAGCGTCAGCGACGCCGCCCGGTCGTACTCGATGGCGTACCGCTGGGCGACCATCCCCCCCATGCTCGCGCCGACGAGGTGTGCCCGTCCGACCCCCGCGTCCGCGAGGACGGCCTCGAGGTCGGCGGCGAGGTCGGCGATCGAGTAGCCGAACAGCTTCAACAGCAGCGGTGCCCGGAGCATCCGCGGGAGTCGCGACACGACCGGCGGCAGGCCGGCCTCCGATCGGCCGGTGCCGCGGGTGTCCGGCGCGAGCACCTCGTGGTCGTCGGCGACGGCCTCGCGCTGCCAGCGCCACATCCAGCGCCCGTAGCCGAGTCCCTGGACGAAGACGACGGGGTCGCCGTCGCCCGCCTCGCGCTCGTAGTGGATCGACACGCCGTCGCTGGTCGCCCGTGGCATACCCGGACCGACGCGGCCCGGCCCCTTGAAATCGCGCCTCCGTCTAAAACGGAAACCGAGTAATCCGTGCGTTTAACCATCCGCGGCGGAATGTAGTGAGCGATGAACCGTCTGCACGCCCGGTACCCGTTCCTCGAGGCGGCCCGCGAGGCCGTCGCCACCCAGGCGGTGGACCTCGCGACCGTCGTCGCGGAGGACCGGGCCGTCGTCGACCGCGCCCGCGAGCGCGTCGTCCGGGCGCTCGAGGACGGCGAGGTGGGCGACCCGCGACGCGACCCCCGGACCGAACTGCTCTCGTACCCGGTCGCGCGCGTGCTCGTCTCGCTGGCCGGCGAGCGGGTGCTCGTCCGGCGGTACGCCCGCGCCGAGGCCGCGACCGCCCACGAGCGGTTCACCGCCGACTTCGCGGACACGACCGAACTCAAGAGCGTCGAGACGACCGGCGTCGGCCTCGACGACTTGCTCGCGGAGTTCGACCTGACGGGAGCGGTCCGCGAGGTCGACGGGGGCTACCGCGTCGGCGTCGGGGCGTACCTGCGACTCTCGGCCGACCTCTGGGGCGACGAGTGGCGCCTCGTCAACCGCGCGCTCGCCGACGGCGAGGTGCCCGTCGAGGAGGGGGAACTGCTGACGCTGCTGCGCGAGGCCGTCCGCGAGCGCGTCGCGGACGGGTTGCCGTTCGACGTCCCCGAACCGATCGCGGCGGCGCTCGAAGACGACGCCGAGGAGATCCGGGAGCGCCTCGCGGACCTCGATCTCACCCGCGAGATAGACACCGTCGTCCCCGAACTGTTCCCCCCGTGTATGAAGGCGCTGCTCGACTCGATCCAGAGAGGCGAGCACCTCCCCCACCACTCCCGCTTTGCGATCACCGCATTTCTCGCGAGCATCGGGATGGAGACCGACGAAATCGTCGAACTGTACCGGGTGAACTCCTCGTTCGGCGAGGAGATGACCCGCTACCAGACCGACCACATCCGGGGGGAGACCTCGCCGACGGAGTACTCGCCGCCCTCCTGTGCGACGATGCAGTCCTACGGCGACTGCGTCAACAAGGACGACCTCTGTGAGCGCATCCCACACCCGATGGCCTACTACGAGAAGCGGCTGGACGACGCC
The Salinilacihabitans rarus DNA segment above includes these coding regions:
- a CDS encoding HalOD1 output domain-containing protein — translated: MPSADESTDAVYETTVGPDERASVCVAVAAAAASGRPVDELGPLYDVVDPDALDALVAHTGRTDAPGEQLVAFPYEGFEVQLRGDGRLRLEPGD
- a CDS encoding alpha/beta fold hydrolase, with amino-acid sequence MPRATSDGVSIHYEREAGDGDPVVFVQGLGYGRWMWRWQREAVADDHEVLAPDTRGTGRSEAGLPPVVSRLPRMLRAPLLLKLFGYSIADLAADLEAVLADAGVGRAHLVGASMGGMVAQRYAIEYDRAASLTLCCTSHGGPDAVPVPEETREHIFDVPKGATERETIRHRMRPAFTERFTNRNPHLMDRIVEWRLEQDASDPAREAQAAAVAGFDESDRVHRIRVPTLVVHGTADRVVPVANGRLLAEKIPGARLVEFEGGSHLFFVEEADRVNERLRSFLADAGRSGRRRRATA
- the priL gene encoding DNA primase regulatory subunit PriL gives rise to the protein MNRLHARYPFLEAAREAVATQAVDLATVVAEDRAVVDRARERVVRALEDGEVGDPRRDPRTELLSYPVARVLVSLAGERVLVRRYARAEAATAHERFTADFADTTELKSVETTGVGLDDLLAEFDLTGAVREVDGGYRVGVGAYLRLSADLWGDEWRLVNRALADGEVPVEEGELLTLLREAVRERVADGLPFDVPEPIAAALEDDAEEIRERLADLDLTREIDTVVPELFPPCMKALLDSIQRGEHLPHHSRFAITAFLASIGMETDEIVELYRVNSSFGEEMTRYQTDHIRGETSPTEYSPPSCATMQSYGDCVNKDDLCERIPHPMAYYEKRLDDADEDDLDDWREAVADDET